Proteins encoded by one window of Catharus ustulatus isolate bCatUst1 chromosome Z, bCatUst1.pri.v2, whole genome shotgun sequence:
- the TNFAIP8 gene encoding tumor necrosis factor alpha-induced protein 8 isoform X1, with protein MSSEADEPKEVATDVFNSKSLAIQAQKKILGKMVSKSIATTLIDDTSSDVLDELYRVTKEYTQNKKEAEKIIKNLIKIVLKLAILYRNNQFNQEEIALMEKFKKKVHQLAKTVVSFHQVDYTFDRNFLSKLLNECRELLHEIIQRHLTAKSHGRVNNVFDHFSDCEFLAALYNPFGPYKIHLQKLCDGVNKMLDEGNI; from the coding sequence TGGCCACAGATGTCTTCAACTCCAAAAGTCTGGCCATTCAGGCCCAGAAGAAGATCCTTGGAAAAATGGTGTCCAAATCAATAGCAACTACTTTGATCGATGATACAAGCAGTGATGTTTTGGATGAGCTTTACAGAGTTACAAAGGAatatacacaaaataaaaaagaagcagagaagaTCATCAAAAACCTCATTAAAATAGTCCTCAAATTGGCAATTCTCTACAGGAACAACCAGTTTAATCAGGAGGAAATAGCTCTGATGGAGAAATTCAAGAAGAAGGTTCATCAGCTGGCTAAGACTGTGGTCAGTTTCCATCAGGTGGATTATACCTTTGACAGGAACTTTTTGTCCAAACTGTTGAATGAATGTAGAGAGCTGCTTCATGAAATCATTCAGCGTCACCTAACTGCGAAGTCACACGGACGCGTCAACAATGTGTTTGATCACTTCTCTGATTGTGAATTTTTGGCTGCCTTGTACAATCCCTTTGGACCTTATAAAATCCATTTGCAGAAACTTTGTGATGGGGTCAACAAAATGCTAGATGAGGGGAACATATAA
- the TNFAIP8 gene encoding tumor necrosis factor alpha-induced protein 8 isoform X2, protein MATDVFNSKSLAIQAQKKILGKMVSKSIATTLIDDTSSDVLDELYRVTKEYTQNKKEAEKIIKNLIKIVLKLAILYRNNQFNQEEIALMEKFKKKVHQLAKTVVSFHQVDYTFDRNFLSKLLNECRELLHEIIQRHLTAKSHGRVNNVFDHFSDCEFLAALYNPFGPYKIHLQKLCDGVNKMLDEGNI, encoded by the coding sequence TGGCCACAGATGTCTTCAACTCCAAAAGTCTGGCCATTCAGGCCCAGAAGAAGATCCTTGGAAAAATGGTGTCCAAATCAATAGCAACTACTTTGATCGATGATACAAGCAGTGATGTTTTGGATGAGCTTTACAGAGTTACAAAGGAatatacacaaaataaaaaagaagcagagaagaTCATCAAAAACCTCATTAAAATAGTCCTCAAATTGGCAATTCTCTACAGGAACAACCAGTTTAATCAGGAGGAAATAGCTCTGATGGAGAAATTCAAGAAGAAGGTTCATCAGCTGGCTAAGACTGTGGTCAGTTTCCATCAGGTGGATTATACCTTTGACAGGAACTTTTTGTCCAAACTGTTGAATGAATGTAGAGAGCTGCTTCATGAAATCATTCAGCGTCACCTAACTGCGAAGTCACACGGACGCGTCAACAATGTGTTTGATCACTTCTCTGATTGTGAATTTTTGGCTGCCTTGTACAATCCCTTTGGACCTTATAAAATCCATTTGCAGAAACTTTGTGATGGGGTCAACAAAATGCTAGATGAGGGGAACATATAA